The following is a genomic window from Dehalococcoidia bacterium.
TGATTAATGGCCAGGTGGTCCTGGGGGGCCAGCAGAACATTAGATACTGCAATGACAGGCCAGCCTGTATTGAGGGGGCCAAACAGTTTAGCTTTTTCAAAGAGAGCAAAGTGTGATGATAGAGGCGACGCCTCTCTTCTTGAAATCATAAAAAGGACTCCCTTTGTCAGCTAGTTCTCTTTTGTAGCCGACCCAACTCAAGCCTGTAATCGAAATCTGGGCGTTTTTCAGGGTGGTGAATGGTAATCTACCTTCCCTTGGTAAGAGTTCGGTAAGAGGGGCGACTAAGTGGTGAGGTTACCCCTTCTCCTTACCAAGGCAAAGGGGTATAATACAAGAAGGCTATATCATGGAGGTTAAGATGAAGTTTAAGGTAGTCCTAGAATCGCAGGAGGAGGGGGGTTATACAGCCTCTGTGCCCAGCCTGCCCGGTTGTGTCTCCCAGGGGGAAACCAAGGAAGAAGCTATGGCTAATATCAAGGAAGCTATAGAACTCTACTTAGAAAGCCTCAGGGAGCGGAAGTTACCGTTGCCTAAGGTCGAGGAGCACGAGGTAGCAGTGTGAGGAGGTTACCCAGAGTCACCGGCAAGGATGCGGAACGAGTTATACTAAAGGCAGGCTGGTATGTGCATCACTCCAGAGGCTCACATTTCTACTATAGGCACTCGGACAAACCAAGTGGTAGGATATGTATTCCGATGCATGCCGGAGAAATTATCGCACCCAAGCTCCTTAAAGGAATATTGGAGGATGCTGGTTTGAGTGTCGAGGAATTTATTAAGTTATTGAGGGGGTGAGAAGGAACCATGGTCTCTTACAAAGTTATCATAGAGCGTGATGAGGAAGAGCAATGCTATGTAGCGAGTGTGCCGGCTCTACCCGGGTGTCGTACCCAAGGAAAGACTAGAGAGGAAACTCTGGAGCGTGTTAAGGAAGCCATCCAAGGCTATCTGGAATCTTTGCAAAAGGACGGAATCTCTATACCAAAGGATGTGGAGCTAGAAGAGGTAGCCGTACCTGTGTAGAGAAGAGATATTTCTTGATAGTGCCAAGTAGAAACTAAGATAAAAAAGGGGACCAGGGATTTGAATCCCCGGTCCCCTTACTATTAGTAATATACTAAAAGGTAAATAAGGTAAATATTGTCGCTGCTATTCCTTTCCCCTGAGTACCAGCC
Proteins encoded in this region:
- a CDS encoding type II toxin-antitoxin system HicB family antitoxin, yielding MKFKVVLESQEEGGYTASVPSLPGCVSQGETKEEAMANIKEAIELYLESLRERKLPLPKVEEHEVAV
- a CDS encoding type II toxin-antitoxin system HicB family antitoxin, with product MVSYKVIIERDEEEQCYVASVPALPGCRTQGKTREETLERVKEAIQGYLESLQKDGISIPKDVELEEVAVPV